One stretch of Corynebacterium auriscanis DNA includes these proteins:
- a CDS encoding DUF4192 family protein has product MTSFKDFADILNNRLEREGIPAGQLDDSSGSSAHSRTVNLGSDPGALLASLPALLGFVPTQSLVVVGLVPTMAGEPARMTVGPVVRVDFDKGAVREGVQTLIEAMQSDDGIELEACEAILIGIGSPGKKRSRAMAQARGILEEHYLTINGHFLVKQLATGAIWRESNTNTSGHVGSIDDNPLQNIATLAGALRLNNRDEMEHWLDQREDPLDLLAQRCVLGCQLEEAEECRAESHGLCSQGPGDVGDVVRLYETIAAVKEGKRSVEDACDDVDVLTRVTYLALSEVLHTTIIVAGAGVNAPIVREILAAAARRTEATPRWRLMALLAVVLGGNDEGTVAFSTLLRTMNELDTVCEDDAVTVGLTISAIGAHHRGKTRDLLRLALERGTHVLAACHDELTLAVDLGASVDEFLSDFDACLDILDIEFLKGAGAFDGHGGNNNDLRPEQRRGAGYEQPGS; this is encoded by the coding sequence ATGACTTCATTCAAAGATTTTGCAGACATACTCAACAACCGACTGGAGCGTGAAGGTATTCCCGCTGGCCAATTAGATGACTCTTCCGGGTCGTCCGCACACTCGCGGACGGTCAACTTGGGTTCGGATCCGGGTGCTTTGTTGGCATCTCTCCCGGCGCTCTTAGGCTTCGTTCCAACCCAGTCTCTGGTGGTGGTGGGTTTGGTACCCACAATGGCAGGTGAGCCGGCGCGGATGACAGTGGGGCCCGTGGTCCGCGTGGATTTTGATAAAGGGGCGGTTCGCGAAGGCGTGCAGACGCTGATCGAGGCCATGCAATCTGACGATGGTATTGAGCTGGAAGCGTGCGAAGCCATCTTGATCGGCATTGGCTCTCCTGGGAAGAAGCGCAGTCGAGCGATGGCACAGGCACGCGGAATCCTGGAGGAACACTACCTCACGATCAACGGCCATTTCCTTGTGAAACAACTTGCGACCGGGGCGATTTGGCGCGAGAGCAACACAAACACCAGTGGCCATGTGGGCAGCATTGATGATAATCCGCTGCAGAACATCGCCACCCTGGCTGGAGCCTTGCGTTTGAACAATCGCGATGAAATGGAACATTGGTTGGATCAGCGAGAAGATCCCCTGGACCTCTTGGCGCAGCGATGCGTGCTCGGGTGTCAATTAGAAGAGGCTGAGGAGTGCAGAGCGGAAAGCCACGGGTTGTGTTCGCAGGGCCCTGGCGATGTGGGCGACGTGGTGAGGCTCTACGAGACGATTGCGGCAGTGAAAGAAGGAAAGCGCTCTGTGGAGGATGCGTGCGACGACGTTGATGTGCTTACCCGCGTGACATATCTGGCGCTTAGCGAAGTCCTACACACCACCATCATTGTGGCGGGCGCAGGTGTTAACGCACCCATCGTGCGGGAAATACTCGCCGCCGCTGCGCGGCGCACGGAGGCCACACCGCGCTGGCGTTTGATGGCGCTTCTGGCCGTGGTTTTGGGCGGAAATGACGAGGGCACCGTTGCTTTTTCCACGTTATTGCGCACGATGAACGAACTGGACACGGTGTGCGAGGACGATGCCGTCACGGTGGGCCTTACCATCAGCGCGATTGGTGCTCACCATCGGGGAAAAACCCGTGACCTGCTCCGCCTAGCTTTGGAACGCGGAACTCACGTGCTCGCCGCGTGTCACGATGAGCTGACCCTAGCGGTGGATCTGGGCGCCAGTGTGGATGAATTCCTATCTGATTTCGACGCCTGCCTAGATATCCTCGACATCGAATTCCTGAAGGGAGCCGGGGCGTTCGACGGACATGGTGGGAACAACAACGACCTGCGCCCCGAACAACGTCGGGGCGCAGGATATGAGCAACCGGGTAGTTGA
- a CDS encoding PAC2 family protein, translating to MPENFPQSDGQRRELYDLAYPNPLGGPTPQLESQLNTSLSNPTERPQVDHEATDTTATLPLMIALQGYADAGQAVHNAGTHLLQALDSQPLAKFRVDDLVDYRSRRPGVTMDHSRVVDREELALTLDVVTDTEGQKFLLLSGPEPDLKWGAFSDAVLELARKFNVDRVVTLYAAPMTVPHTRPLVISAHSTNYQLTADYHTWDSRMILPGAAALDTELKLSRHGFETIGFTAHVPHYIAASDYPEATHNLLEAVSKVTGRKLPLTALESDIARVQSQLTEQVEESAEIGTVVQALEQQYDANAERIRRRKENTLLQPGQTMPTGDEIGAELEAFLANVARGETDGSSDAPEQRGVDPHKGAGEQPEEGRDSREEDDGEDGNA from the coding sequence ATGCCCGAGAATTTTCCGCAATCTGATGGCCAGCGGCGAGAGCTCTACGATTTGGCGTACCCAAATCCTTTAGGGGGTCCCACTCCTCAGCTCGAATCGCAGCTCAACACCTCGCTTTCCAACCCCACAGAACGTCCTCAGGTTGATCACGAGGCCACCGACACCACGGCCACTTTGCCGCTGATGATCGCCCTGCAGGGATATGCGGACGCCGGCCAGGCGGTGCATAATGCAGGCACCCACCTGCTGCAGGCACTAGATAGCCAGCCGCTGGCAAAGTTCCGCGTGGATGACCTAGTGGATTACCGCTCTCGTCGCCCAGGGGTGACCATGGATCACTCCCGGGTCGTTGACCGTGAGGAACTAGCGCTGACACTCGACGTGGTGACAGACACCGAGGGGCAGAAGTTCTTGCTTCTCAGCGGTCCGGAACCGGATCTGAAGTGGGGTGCATTTTCTGATGCGGTGCTGGAACTGGCGCGCAAATTCAACGTTGACAGGGTGGTTACGCTGTACGCGGCACCCATGACCGTTCCACACACCCGTCCTCTCGTGATCTCCGCCCACTCCACTAATTACCAGTTAACTGCGGATTACCACACCTGGGATTCCCGCATGATCTTGCCTGGGGCCGCGGCTCTCGACACGGAGCTCAAGCTGTCCCGCCACGGCTTTGAAACCATTGGATTCACCGCGCATGTGCCCCACTACATCGCTGCCAGTGACTACCCCGAAGCCACGCACAACCTGCTAGAAGCAGTAAGTAAAGTCACGGGGCGCAAGCTCCCGCTGACAGCGTTGGAAAGTGACATTGCGCGCGTGCAATCCCAGCTGACCGAACAAGTGGAGGAATCCGCCGAGATCGGGACCGTAGTACAGGCTCTTGAGCAGCAGTACGACGCAAACGCGGAGCGGATTCGTCGACGCAAGGAAAATACCCTGCTGCAACCTGGCCAAACAATGCCTACCGGTGACGAAATCGGCGCTGAGCTGGAGGCCTTCTTGGCCAATGTCGCACGCGGCGAGACGGATGGTTCATCCGACGCCCCTGAACAGCGTGGCGTCGACCCCCACAAGGGCGCTGGGGAACAACCGGAAGAAGGCCGCGATAGCCGTGAAGAAGACGACGGTGAGGACGGCAACGCCTAG
- a CDS encoding metal-dependent transcriptional regulator, which produces MRDLVDTTEMYLRTIYELEEEGIPPLRARIAERLAQSGPTVSQTVARMERDGLLSIARDRSLKLSAEGRELATAVMRKHRLAERLLTDVIGLPWEKVHDEACRWEHVMGDEVEQRLVEVLTEYTTSPFGNPIPGLQALVPDTEDDRLDQLNNSVKALRERESVRASDIDTGKEIRVIILAVNEIVQVEHKIMAKMAALNMSLGSEVTLQSAEDGNLTVTNAQGSLTIPEDISHALRVQPLD; this is translated from the coding sequence GTGCGAGATTTGGTTGATACCACTGAGATGTATCTGCGCACGATTTATGAATTGGAGGAAGAAGGCATTCCCCCACTGCGCGCGCGCATCGCAGAGCGTCTGGCCCAGTCTGGGCCAACAGTGAGCCAAACTGTTGCGCGTATGGAGCGCGACGGTCTGCTCAGCATCGCACGGGATCGCAGTTTGAAGCTCTCCGCTGAGGGTCGCGAGCTTGCCACTGCCGTCATGCGTAAACACCGTCTGGCAGAACGCCTGCTCACGGACGTAATCGGGCTACCGTGGGAGAAGGTCCACGATGAAGCCTGCCGCTGGGAACACGTCATGGGTGACGAGGTGGAACAGCGCCTCGTAGAGGTTCTGACCGAATACACCACCTCTCCTTTCGGTAACCCCATTCCAGGACTTCAAGCTCTCGTCCCCGATACCGAAGATGATCGCCTGGACCAACTCAACAACAGTGTGAAAGCACTACGGGAGCGAGAATCCGTTCGAGCTTCTGATATCGATACCGGCAAAGAAATCCGCGTGATCATCTTGGCCGTCAACGAAATCGTCCAAGTCGAGCACAAAATCATGGCCAAGATGGCAGCACTCAACATGTCGTTAGGCAGCGAAGTGACCTTGCAGTCCGCAGAGGACGGCAACCTTACGGTCACCAACGCCCAAGGCAGCCTCACGATTCCGGAAGATATTAGCCACGCTTTGCGGGTGCAGCCACTGGATTGA